The Actinomycetota bacterium region CCATTCTCCACGAGAGCCGAAAGCGAGGGAAGGCGGGCTCGCGTCCGGCTGACCTGGTCTTTGGCCCCACACCCGCCTGCGGGAGTGATCGCCGGCCACGGGCCGGCTTCGCACCCTCTCCCGGCAGGGTCACCCCCACCGGGGCAGGACTTACGTCTAAACCGCGCCGTGCTCACCGACCAACGGTCGGCTTACGTGGGTCGCTTCGCCCGCGGCTGGCTTCGACTTCCGGAGAGACGTTCCCCGGTCAACCACAGACCCGGACGCGAGCCCGGGCCCGAGTATAGGTGGCGATCCTGTGTCGTGGACCTCACAAACGTCTCGCCATCCTTGAATGGGCGGTCCGATATCGCCCGCGCCGCGGTGAGCACGGAGACCTCTGAGGCACCGGCGCGCACGAGCGCGTCGGCGCACGCGGCCGCCGTGGCGCCTGTCGTCAACACGTCGTCGACGAGCACGACGCGTGAGGGCGGAACGGCGAGAGCGGCGAACGATCCGCGCATCGCGCTCCGGCGCTCTTCGCCGCGACGTCGAGCCTGCGGTCCGGCCTCGGCCGCGCGGCCGAGCAGCGGCACGACGACGAGCCCGATCTTCGGGCCGACGGCGTGCGCGAGGGCGCTCGCCTGGTCGAATCCTCGTGTCGCCTTCCTCCCCCGTGAAAGCGGTACCCACGTGATCGCGTCGGCGTCGAGGTCGCACGCCTGCGCCATCGCCGCGCCGAGCGCGTCGGCGACCGGTCGCCAGCCGGCGAACTTCAGCCGGTGGACGGCGCGACGCACCGGACCCTCGAACAGGAACGGTGCCCGCGCGGCGTGCAGCGGCTCCGGCGGGCAGTGACGACACGAGCGCACCTCGCCGCCCTGCGCTGGCGCCCCACATCGCTGACAGCGCGGAGGTCCGAGGGGGACGATCTGAACGCGGCACGCGGCGCAGAACGGCCACGGTCCGCCGCCGCACCCCGCGCAGCGTTTCGGGAACAGACCGTCGAAGAGCGCCCCGAGCACGCGCGGACGCTACTTCACGGTACCGACGAAAAGTGTTTGACGACGACCGCTACGGCGGGAGCTCGACGTCGAGCGCGCCCTGTTTGCCCTTGCCCTTGGTGCGAAGCTCGACCCGGAGCGACGACTGACCGCGCATCACCGGATACGCCACCACCTTGCCGCGTCCGGTCGTCTCGTCGATCTCCGTCTGCAGCACCTCGAGCCGTCCACCGTTCGCGAACAGCTTCGCCGTGAGCGACATAGGCGGGTCCGCGTGCAGATGCACCTTCACGGAGTCGCCACCGCACTCCACCTGTTCGACGAGCACCTTTCCATCGCCGACCGGGACAGCCCGTTCGACTTTGACCGTCCCCCGGCGAACACTCGCACGCGGCCAGGCGATCGCGAAATGGCGACCCCCATCGAACGTCCCGGCCGTACCGTCGACCTCGAGCTCCGCTCGCATCGTGTACCAACCGGGTTCCAGATCCGAGACGAACATCTCGAACGGCACGAACACGTCCCGGTGCGGAACGATGTCGAGCGTCACCGGGGCGATCGGCATGGGACGTGACACGGCCAGCCCGATCCCGACGACGTTCGCCTCTTTCCAGACGACCTGGTGCGGGTTCGCGTCCTCGCCGCGGAGGATGAACGCGCCCTTCAGCGTCGCCGGGAACCGCTCAAAGCGCGCCCTGACCGATAGCTGTTCCGTCAGGTCCCCTGCTCCCACGACCGCAGATACTCCTCCTGCTCCTTGGTCAGCGCGTCGATCTCGATCCCCATCGTCTGGAGCTTCAGCCGAGAGACCTCGGCGTCGATCTCGGCCGGCACAGGATGAACTTGGGGATCGAGTGTTCCCCGTCGCTTGACGATCCACTCGACCGAGAGCGCCTGGTTGGCGAAGGACATGTCCATGACGGCGGCGGGGTGGCCCTCGGCGGCGGCCAGGTTCACCAGCCGGCCCTCCGCGAGCAGGTGGACCCGCCGGCCGTCCGCGAACGTGAACTCGTCGACGAAGTCTCGGATGCGCCGGACGGCGCCGCCGGCCAGCTCGGCGAGTGCCGACTTGTCGATCTCGACGTCGAAGTGCCCGGCGTTCGCCAACACGGCGCCGTCCCGCATCAGCTCGAGGTGCTCGCGCCGGATCACTCCCGTGTCGCCCGTCACGGTGACGAACACCTCGCCGATGCGCGCCGCTTCCCTGAGCGGCATGACGCGGTACCCCTCCATGGCCGCCTCGAGCGCTGGGAGCGGGTCGACCTCGGTCACGACGACCTGCGCGCCGAGACCCTTCGCCCTCGACGCGACGCCACGCCCGCACATCCCGTAGCCGCACACGACGACCGTTCGACCAGCGAGCAGCAGGTTCGTCGAACGCATGATGGCGTCGATCGTCGACTGGCCTGTCCCGAACCGGTTGTCGAACAGGTGCTTGGTGTTCGCGTCGTTGACGGAGACGATCGGGTACCGCAGCGCACCGTCGGCGGCCATCGCACGCATCCTGATCACGCCGGTCGTCGTCTCCTCGGTGCCGCCGATGACCTCACCGAGCTGATCCTGTCGCTCCTTGTGCAGAAGGCTGACGAGATCCGCGCCGTCGTCCATCGTCACGTTCGGCCTGGTGTCGAGGACGGAGTTGATGTGCCGGTAGTAAGTCTCGTTGTCCTCGCCCTTGATCGCGTACACCTCGATGCCGGTCTCCTCGCACAGCGCCGCGGCGACATCATCCTGCGTCGAGAGGGGATTGGACGCGCAGAGCGCCACCTCGGCGCCCCCGGCGAAGAGCGTCTCCACCAGGTTGGCCGTCTCGGTCGTGACGTGCAGGCACGCCCCGATCGTGATGCCGGTGAGCGGTCGCTCCTTCTGGAAGCGCTCGCGGATCAAGGCGAGCACGCGCATCTCGCCGGAGGCCCACTCGATGCGCTCGCGTCCTTTCATTGCGAGTCCGAGGTCCTTCACGTCGCAGTCCATCAGTCCACTGGTTCCTTTCTCATCACCCGTTCACGCGGTGCCCGAGCTCGGACCGGCGAGCTGCGGCAGGAGCTCGTTGATGATGCGCCTGGTCGTGCCCGCGGCACGATCGGCCATCTCGAGGACCTCCTCGTGCGTCCCGGCATCGCCGGCGAGGTTCGTGACGCTGAACAACCCGAGGACGCGCATTCCGAGCGCGCGCGCCGCGGTCGACTCCGGCACCACGGACATGCCGACGACCGTTCCCCCGGCTCGCCGCAGCGCCTCGATCTCGGCGGGCGTCTCGTACGTCGGCCCCGGCATCGCCACGTAGACACCGCGGGGAACGTCGATACCCAGCGAGCGAGCGCGTTCCAATGCGAGCTCCATGAGCTCGCGGTCGAACACCGCCGACATGTCGATGAACGGCGGCGAGCCGTCGGGATTCCGCCAGCCACGGAGCGGGTTCGCGCCCATCATGTTGATCTGATCGACGCCCACGGCGACTTGACCGGCGACGAGTGAGCGGTCGATGCCGCCGACTGCTGCGGTGATCACGATCGTCCTCGCTCCGAGGATCCTCGCCAGCCGAGCCGTGAGCGCGCACGTCGACAGATCATTGCCTTCGTAGAAATGGATCCGGCCGCGGAACGCCGCAACGGGAGCTCCGTCCAACAGGCCGAGCGATAAACGCCCCTGGTGTCCCGGAACGGTCGGCGCCGGGAATCCCGGAAGATCGGAGAAGGCGAAGGACTCCGCATCGGTCATGTCATCGACCACACCGCCCAATCCCGATCCGAGGATCACAGCGACCGACGGCACGAGCGATGTTCGTTGGCGGACGACGCCGGCGGCCTCCTCCGCAAGGCGGTCTCCCGGCGCCGGCAAAACGTCGATCAGGGTGGTCATCGGTGACTCGGTTCGAGTGCGCGCTTCAAACGAACGATGGCATCGATCGGCGACGGGTCCACGCCGTTCATGAGGGCGTGGTAGGTGGAGACGAGATCCCCCTGGAGCGCCAGGGTGAACAGACGAGCGAGCGCGGAACGACCCGACGCGTGCACCTCCTCCACTTCCGCTCCGGAGGATCGCGCGATGTCGAGCGACAGCGGGAACCGTGCGGCGACGTCTGGATGCTCGCCAGGGTGACGAAGCGCCACGACGACGAACTGGTTCCCTCGGCCGTCCGACCACCCGACCACCTCGTTATGGTCGAGTTCGGGAACCGCGCTCCAGAACGCCGGTATCTTCGCGTTCTCGTTGAACTGCGTCTTCCATCTCGACGCCGCGACGCCGCCGATGCCCTCGGCGGCCCAGATCACCGGTACGCGATCGCCGATCCTCATCGCCAGCGCCTTGGCGGGATTCGACCCCGAGGGAATGTCCGGGCCGCAGCGTGAGACCTCAGCCTCCAGCTCCGCTACGGTCTCCTCGAGGTCCGAAGCCACGGCCGGCACAAGCCCGATCGACTCCAGCGCGCCGAGCGCGCCGAGCGACAGGTACCCCAGCGCTGCTCGAGGCATGAATCCGATCGGCAGGCGAACGAGACCGGCGCCGACCTCGGTCGCACGGCGCGAAAGCTCTCCTCCCGAGGTGATGGCGATCAACCGGCATCCTCGACGCGCTGCTTCGTCGAACAGCGACAGCGCCTCGGACGTGTTGCCGGAGTACGACGACGCGAGAACGAGCGAATGCGGTCCGCAGTGCTCGGGCAGCTCGGGCGTGCGAACCACGGTCGTCGGAACGTTCAGACGGTCCGCATAGAGCGCGCGGATCACGTCGCCCGACACAGCCGAACCGCCCATCCCGCACACCGCGACCGACGTCACGCCCTCGGCGGAGGGGAGGTCGTCGCTCGCGAGGCCGAGGGCGTACCCCTCGCGGCAGTGTGACGGGAGCGCACAGACGATGTCGAGCATCCGCCCCGGGTCAGCCGCCAAGAGGGCGGAGGAGTCGTCCAGGCTCGTCACGAGCGCTTCGGCTTGGACGCGGGCTTCTCGGCCTCGTCGATCAGCATCACGGGGATGCCGTCACGGATCGGGTAACGGTAGCCGCACGAACGGCAGACGAGAACCGACTCGGCCTCGATGTAGTCGACCTCGCCGCGGTCGTTCGGGCACACGAGGATCTCGAGCAGCTCCGGGTCCACTCTCATCGCGTCGCTCCTCTCCCGGCGGCCCCGTGCTCGTTCATAGGCGATCGCTTCCTCAACTCGTCGAACCCCCTGTCCGGATCACCGCGAGGACCTCGTCGGTTTTCTCCTTCAGAAGCTCCTCCGTCCTGGACTCCACGTTCAGTCGCAGTAGCGGTTCGGTGTTGCTGGGTCGAACGTTGAACCACCAGTCGTCGAACTCTACCGTCAGCCCATCCAGCCGGTCCTGGCTGCCGCTCGCGTACGCGGCCGCGATCTGCTCGATCCGGCCGAATCGGTCGTCGACGTGGGTATTGATCTCGCCCGAGGAGGAGTAGCGGCGGAGCGGGCGGAGCAACTCCGAGAGGGGAACACCGGCGAGCGACAGCTGCTCAAGGACGACGACCGCTGCGATGACCCCCGAGTCGGCCCGGTAGTTCTCACGGAAGTAGTAGTGGCCCGAATGCTCACCGCCGAACGCCGCCCCCGTCTCCGCCATCACCTGCTTAATGAACGAATGACCGACGCGCGAGCGGATCGGGGTTCCGCCGTTCTCCCGGATCACCTCTGCCACGGCCCAAGAGCAGATCAGGTTGTGCACGATCTTCGCGCCGGGCTCGCGCGCGAGCACGGCGCGAGCCACGAGCGCCGTGACGTCCGAACCGCTCACGCCCTCGGCGCGTTCGTCGACGAAGAACACGCGGTCGGCGTCTCCGTCGAACGCGAGTCCGACGTCGGCCTCTCGGGCGAGCACCTCGCGTTTGAGGTCGCGCTGGTTCTCCGGATCGATCGGGTCGGCGGGATGGTTCGGAAACGTGCCATCGAGCTCGGCGAACAGGTACGTGACCTTCAACGGCAGACGCGCGAACACGGCGGGCACGACGAGCCCGCCCATCCCGTTCGCCGTGTCGACCACGACGTTCAATGGCCGAACGTTCGGCGCGTCGATGAACGACAGCACGTGCTCCACGTATTCGTCGAGGAGATCGGCGCGACGCACGGACCCTCGCGCCGCGACCGGCGGCCGTTCCTCTCCCTGGGCGATGGCACGGATCTCTTCGAGTCCCGTCTCCTCTCCGACCGGTCGCGCGCCGGCGAGGCAGAACTTCACGCCGTTGTATCGCGGCGGGTTGTGGCTGGCAGTGAGCATGATCCCTGCGGCGTCGAGGGAACCGGAGGCGAAGTACAGCAGGTCGGTCGACGCGAGCCCCAGGTCGACGACGTCGGCTCCGCGCGACGTGATCCCGTCCCGGATCGCCTCGGCGAGCGAGGGCGACGACAGACGGCAGTCGTAGCCAACGATGACCGAACTCAGGTCGGCCCAGTCGACGAACGCTGCGCCCACCCGCCGCGCGACGTCCTCGTCGAGCTCGTCCGGAACGACACCGCGAACGTCGTACGCCTTGAAGATGGAGCGCAGGTCACATCGGGGCACGGTTCCGGCATCCTACTGAAGGCGCAGTGCCCGATCGGCCCACGTTCTGCGGCCGTGCCGCTCGAGCCGCGCTCGACGAGCTACCGGCGCTGCGGGATCACGCCGCCGATGACCGAGCGGAGCGGAACCGGCTCACCGTCGCGGTACCACCACTTCGCCTCGCACAGGTGGCAGGTCGTGAAGGACAGGTCACTGCCGCCGACGCTCATCGTGATCGTGATGACGTCGCCCTGGTTGCAGATCGGACACGT contains the following coding sequences:
- a CDS encoding double zinc ribbon domain-containing protein, whose amino-acid sequence is MLGALFDGLFPKRCAGCGGGPWPFCAACRVQIVPLGPPRCQRCGAPAQGGEVRSCRHCPPEPLHAARAPFLFEGPVRRAVHRLKFAGWRPVADALGAAMAQACDLDADAITWVPLSRGRKATRGFDQASALAHAVGPKIGLVVVPLLGRAAEAGPQARRRGEERRSAMRGSFAALAVPPSRVVLVDDVLTTGATAAACADALVRAGASEVSVLTAARAISDRPFKDGETFVRSTTQDRHLYSGPGSRPGLWLTGERLSGSRSQPRAKRPT
- the ahcY gene encoding adenosylhomocysteinase, producing the protein MDCDVKDLGLAMKGRERIEWASGEMRVLALIRERFQKERPLTGITIGACLHVTTETANLVETLFAGGAEVALCASNPLSTQDDVAAALCEETGIEVYAIKGEDNETYYRHINSVLDTRPNVTMDDGADLVSLLHKERQDQLGEVIGGTEETTTGVIRMRAMAADGALRYPIVSVNDANTKHLFDNRFGTGQSTIDAIMRSTNLLLAGRTVVVCGYGMCGRGVASRAKGLGAQVVVTEVDPLPALEAAMEGYRVMPLREAARIGEVFVTVTGDTGVIRREHLELMRDGAVLANAGHFDVEIDKSALAELAGGAVRRIRDFVDEFTFADGRRVHLLAEGRLVNLAAAEGHPAAVMDMSFANQALSVEWIVKRRGTLDPQVHPVPAEIDAEVSRLKLQTMGIEIDALTKEQEEYLRSWEQGT
- a CDS encoding purine-nucleoside phosphorylase, which codes for MTTLIDVLPAPGDRLAEEAAGVVRQRTSLVPSVAVILGSGLGGVVDDMTDAESFAFSDLPGFPAPTVPGHQGRLSLGLLDGAPVAAFRGRIHFYEGNDLSTCALTARLARILGARTIVITAAVGGIDRSLVAGQVAVGVDQINMMGANPLRGWRNPDGSPPFIDMSAVFDRELMELALERARSLGIDVPRGVYVAMPGPTYETPAEIEALRRAGGTVVGMSVVPESTAARALGMRVLGLFSVTNLAGDAGTHEEVLEMADRAAGTTRRIINELLPQLAGPSSGTA
- a CDS encoding bifunctional phosphoglucose/phosphomannose isomerase; translated protein: MTSLDDSSALLAADPGRMLDIVCALPSHCREGYALGLASDDLPSAEGVTSVAVCGMGGSAVSGDVIRALYADRLNVPTTVVRTPELPEHCGPHSLVLASSYSGNTSEALSLFDEAARRGCRLIAITSGGELSRRATEVGAGLVRLPIGFMPRAALGYLSLGALGALESIGLVPAVASDLEETVAELEAEVSRCGPDIPSGSNPAKALAMRIGDRVPVIWAAEGIGGVAASRWKTQFNENAKIPAFWSAVPELDHNEVVGWSDGRGNQFVVVALRHPGEHPDVAARFPLSLDIARSSGAEVEEVHASGRSALARLFTLALQGDLVSTYHALMNGVDPSPIDAIVRLKRALEPSHR
- a CDS encoding Trm112 family protein, whose product is MRVDPELLEILVCPNDRGEVDYIEAESVLVCRSCGYRYPIRDGIPVMLIDEAEKPASKPKRS
- the manB gene encoding phosphomannomutase/phosphoglucomutase (converts mannose-6-phosphate to mannose-1-phosphate; the resulting product is then converted to GDP-mannose by ManC which is then used in the synthesis of mannose-containing glycoconjugates that are important for mediating entry into host cells), whose translation is MPRCDLRSIFKAYDVRGVVPDELDEDVARRVGAAFVDWADLSSVIVGYDCRLSSPSLAEAIRDGITSRGADVVDLGLASTDLLYFASGSLDAAGIMLTASHNPPRYNGVKFCLAGARPVGEETGLEEIRAIAQGEERPPVAARGSVRRADLLDEYVEHVLSFIDAPNVRPLNVVVDTANGMGGLVVPAVFARLPLKVTYLFAELDGTFPNHPADPIDPENQRDLKREVLAREADVGLAFDGDADRVFFVDERAEGVSGSDVTALVARAVLAREPGAKIVHNLICSWAVAEVIRENGGTPIRSRVGHSFIKQVMAETGAAFGGEHSGHYYFRENYRADSGVIAAVVVLEQLSLAGVPLSELLRPLRRYSSSGEINTHVDDRFGRIEQIAAAYASGSQDRLDGLTVEFDDWWFNVRPSNTEPLLRLNVESRTEELLKEKTDEVLAVIRTGGSTS